GCTTCTTCGGTCGCAGCCTCCTCGGTCGCATCCACTTCGGGGGCGTCGCCCTCGGCGCCAGCCTCGGCGGCTTCGCCGCCTTCGGTGGCGGCCTGGGCCTCAGCCAGCTTGGCGTCGGCCTCTGCTTGCCGCTGCTGTTCCTTCTTGAGCCGGCGGGCGGCGACGGCGGCCGCTTCGGCCTCTTCGGCCCGGTTTTCGGCTTGTTCGACGATGTGGTTGACGACCTCCTCGCTGATGCCGCCCATCTCCATCAGGTCGTCGGGCTCGATGATCGACAGGTCGTCGTAGCTGAGGAAGCCCTCCTCGACGAGCCGCTCGGCAACCGAGATCTCCAGCCCCTCGATGGTGCTGTAACCGTCGATCGCGCGGTCGATGTTCTCGGCCAGTTCGTCCTGGGTCATGATCTCGATGTCCCAGCCGGAGAGCTTGCTCGCCAGGCGGACGTTCTGGCCGCGGCGGCCGATCGCCAGCGACAGGTTGTCTTCCTGCACGAGCACGATCGCCCGGCCGAGCATCTTGCAGAGGATCACCTGATCGACCTCGGCCGGCTGCAAGGCGTTGGGGATCAGGACCTCGAGGTTGTCGTCCCAGCGGACGATGTCGATCCGCTCGCCGCTGAGCTCTTCGACGATGTTCTTGATGCGGTTGCCGCGAACGCCGACGCAGGCGCCGACGCAGTCGACGCGGGTGTCGCTGCTCGAGACGGCCACCTTCGACCGGTAGCCCGGCTCGCGCGACATGGCGCGGATCTCGATCACGCCGTCGGCGATCTCGGGGATCTCTTGCTCGAACAGGCGCTGCACCAGGGCGGGCATGCGGCGGCTGAGGATCACCTTCACGCGGCTGCCCGCCTTGCGGACCTCGTACACGGCGGCGCGGATCCGCTCGTTGGCGTGGTGCGTCTCGCCGGGGATCTGCTCGCTGCGCGGCAGGATCGCTTCGACGTTCGGCAGGGTGACCGTGGCGGCCGCCCCTTCGTAGCGGTTGATCACGCCGCTGACCATCTGGCCGATCAGCTCGTCGTACTCGTCGTACAGGGCGTCCCGCTCCGCCTCGCGGATCTTCTGGATCATCACCTGCTTGGCGGTCTGGGCGCCGATGCGGCCCACCACCTCCTCGGAGTCGAGCTGCTCGCCGTCGCAGTGGGCGGTGATCTCGCCGCTGCTGCGGTCGATCGAAACCAGGATGTCCGCCTCTTCGCCGTAGTACTTACCCAACGCCGACACCAAAGCCGCTTCGATCCCCTCGAAAACGATCTCCTTGTCGATGTTCTTGTCGCGATGGATCGCGTCGACAATGCGGAGGATTTCAGATGCGTTCATGGCGTTGTGGCGGCGGTGCTGGCGCCGCGGACGATACGGGTTGTCGGGTTGTACAGTGACGCCGCGTGGTTCGATTGCGAGGCGGCGAACTGGCCGGGCCGCTCGGTCGCGGTGCGGCGACAAAAAAACCGGCTTAGCGCCGGCTCCGTGTCTCGCAATCGTGTCTCACGTGGGTCGCACTCCGCCACGGGCGGGCGTGAGCGGCCCGCGGCAAGTCGTTCAAGGCTACCGCCGGCCCCCCGGAGTGTCAACCTACGCGTGCTCGTCCCGTTCCCGATAAACGGGCCAGCCGGACGTTCAACCGGTCTGGGCGACACAAACCGCCGCCGCTTGCCCCTGCGGGGTGGTGTTGACCGTCGCAAAGCGATCGCCCGGGGCGACACCCCCCTCGGTGGCCACCCGAATCGGGCAGTCGGCCGAGGGGTCCTCGCAGTTGAGCGTACGCGGCAACTCGCCGTGGCGGGTCGCCAGCAGGCTCGCCACCAGTTCGACCACGCCGCCGCCGGCGCCGAGGTTGCCAAAGTAACTCTTGGGGGCGAACACCGGCGTGGCGCCGGCCGCGTCGCCGAGTGCGGCTCGCAGGCCCTCGGCCTCTTGGCGGTCGGCGTCGGGGGCGCCGATGCCGTGGGCGTTGACGTGCCCCAGCCGGTCGGCTGTCCAGTCGGCGTCGCGGAGCGCTGCCTTGAGCGCCTGGGCGATCGCCACGTCGTTGCGGCCGACGAGCTGGTTGGTTTCCGGGTTGTGGGTCGACACCTGAGAAGAGCCGAAGCCGACGACCTCGCCGTAAACCTCGGCCCCGCGGGCTTGGGCCGATTCGAGCGTTTCGAGCACCAGCATGCCGGCGCCCTCGCCGCAGACCATGCCCGCAGCGTTCGTGTCGAACGGGCGGCTCGCCTTGACGGGGTCGATGTCGCCCAGGGCGAGCCGGTCGGACTGGAGCGTGTGGATCGCCTGCATCGGCATGATCCGCGTGCCGGTGGCGCCCGCCACCATGCGGTCGGCGTGCCCGCGGGCGATCGTCCGCAGCGCCTCGCCCACGGCCATCAGGCCCGACGCCTCACGCATCGTCAGCGAATTATTGGGCCCGCGCAGGTCGTTGAAGATCGCGATGTGGCTGGCCGGCATGTTGGGCAGGTACTTGAGCATCCACAGCGGCTCGACCTCGTCGAGGCCTTCTTCGCCCCAGATGTCGAGGCTGAAAGGACCGTTCTCGGTGCACTTGGCCATGCCGCCGACGAAGTCTTGCGGCAGGGTGAGCATGTAGTCGCTGCCCAGGACCACGCCGCTGCGCTCGGGATCGGGCGCCGCGTCCTCGGCGCCGTAGCCGGCGTCGGTCAGTGCGAGCTGCGCCGCGGCGACGGCCATTTGCGTTTCGCGGCACATGAGCTTGAGGCCCTTGCGGATCGCCTTCTTGGTCTCCTTCGTGAGGGGGCCGAAGTCGTCGATCTTGCCGCTGAACGTGTGGGCCTCGGCCGCGAAGCGGGGCGAGGTGGCGTCTTGGGGAAAGCGGTCGCTTGCGGCGACGCCGCTGCGGCCCGCGACGAGCGATTCCCAGAGCGCATCGGCCGAATCGCCGATCGGGCTGATGAGCCCTACGCCCGTGATCACCACGCGCCTGTCGTTGGTCGTATTGGGTGTGCTAGCCATAGACCCAATAGCGTAGCAAACCGCTTAGTGGGACGGGGAGGGGGGCCGCGGGCCGGATGCCCGCAGCTGGCGTGCGTGGTCGCGGGTGTCTCAGTAACGCCCGCTGAAAGAGCCGGGGCGGGCGGCCGTGGAGACCCCGCCTCGGGCGGCCGACGGCGTGATCGAGTTCTTGACCTCGATGAACAAGAGCGCGTCGGCCCGGGGCGGCGACTTGAGCATCGGCAGCACCGCGCTGAGGGGGTTGCCGCCCGATTCGTCCGGCGTCGGCGTGGCCACCACCCCCATCGAGAGCAGCAGCACCTGGTCCGACGGCCAGCGGAACCGCTCGTGCAGGTTCGCCATCGTCATCTGCGGCACGTCGATCTTCATCTTCTGCGAGGTGTTCATCGCCGAGGGCAGGTCGAGCGTCACCGGCACGAGCTTCTCGATCTGGTTGAGCCGCAGCTTGACCACCGCCTCGGCCGACGTGAGGTCGAGCGACAGCAGCGGGTTGAACTCCAACGCGGCGCCCTCTTCGAGCTGCCCCGGCTCGGGCTGGAAGCCGGGCCAGGCGTTCGCCGTGCGGACGATCCCCTTCACGTAGCCGCGTGGGCGCATCGTCGAGAACACGGTCGACTGGCCGTTCGGCACGACCTGGTTGGCGGCGTTGTACTCACGGTAGTCGCCGCGGCGCTGCAGCTCGGAGAGGAGCAGCGCATAGTTTTCCTTGGGCATGATCCACCCCTGCAGCCCCGGCGACTGCACCGGGATTGGGGTGAGCAGGCCGAGCGCCTTGGCCCGCCAGTTCGGGTTTCGCACCGCCGCCACCCGCATCGAGAACGCCCGCTCGGCCGAGCGGCTGTTGACGAAGCGGTCGACGATGTCGGCCACGATGTTTTGCATCTCGGGCGTGTGATAGACGGTGAGCGTGTCGCGGCTGGCGTTCATCAGGCCGAAGGTCTCGCTGTGCCAGGCGTCGTAGCCGGTCTCTCGGAGGATCCAGTCGACGATCGCCTGCTGCGGCTTGGCGGCGTCGCCCATCCGCATGGTGTAGGGCCTGATGTCGTACTCTCGCCACTTTTGGTCGGCGTCGTTCGGCAGGTGGGCGTTGCCCTCGGTCACCCGTGCGCGGCGCGGCCCGTTCGTGCCGACGGGCGCCATTTGCGATTCGGCCGTGGCGGCGGACGGCGTTGCCGCGGCGCTCACAGACGCGTTGGCGCTGGGCGGGCTGGGCGCCGCCGAGGAGCCGTAGCGGCCGTTGGGCGCGGAGCCCCAGTCGCCCAATTGGGCGGAGGCGTGCGGGACGCTAAAGATCGTCGCGGCCAGGAGGGCCGCCAAGGTTCGCCGCATCATGCCGAGCGCTTTCCGGTTTACGGTCTCGCTTCGCGCATCGAGAGCCGGGGGGCGTCTCGCACGCAGGGTTCAGGGGCGGGGATGGTAGGGGCTCCCCCCCGATCGAAGCAAGACAGAACGCCCCGGGTCCGCCGGCGGTGCTAGCGGCGGCGGAGCAGCACCGCGGCGGCGCTGGCTATCAGCAGCGCGGCGCCCGGCTCGGGCACGCTGGTCCCCTGCGCCAGGCCGGGGAGTGTGTCGCCGAAGTGGCTGACCCAGGCGTCGTAGTCGGCGGTTTTCACCACGCCGCCGACGGCCGGGTCGCGGTTGGGCAACGCGTAAGAAGTGCCGCGACGGTCGCGCCACACGGTGAAGTCGGCCGCGTCGACCACGCCGTTGTTGTTGTAGTCGCCCACCAGCAGCGGGACCTCGGGCTCGACGAGGCTCCAGCCGAGGTCGGTCAACGCCGCGGCGTCGAGCGCGGTGAGCAGCTTGCGTTCGCCGCCCAGCAGGCCCGGCGTGAGCGACGCCTCTTGGCTCGCTAGGCCGCCGTAGACCCGGCTGGTGGTCTGATCCAACCAGTGGCCCGACGGCACGTCGACGTTGGGGTTCTCGCTCGACGGCTCGGTGTCGAGCGGCACGCGGCCGCCGTACTCCGCCTTCGACGCCGAGCCGTCGAAGCGGTAGGGGTTGGCCACCACCAGGTCGACCCACTCCTGCGAGCCGCCGTAGCCGAGGGCGTGGGCCAGCTCGTGGATCGCGGTGGAGTAAAAGTCGGTTTGGTTCGCGGCCGGCTGCTTGGTGTGGTCGTAGTTCCAATTCGCGGTCGTGTCGAAAGAGAGATAGCCGCCCCAGCTGGCGAAGCCGCTCGACTCGCCCCGCTGCAGCAGCGCGTCGACAAAGTCGTCGGTGATCTGTTCGATCTGGTCGATCTCTTGCGACGAGAACGACCCGTTGGGAGTGCGCGACCAGCCCGGAGAACTCGTGCCGCCGAAGCCGATCGTCGGCCCCGGTATCGACCTGGCGCCGGCGTAGATGCGGTACTCGTTCGCGTCGAGCGAAAGATTGTAGAGAGTGAGAGGGTTCCCGGTGGCGGGGTGCAGGACGCCGATCTGCGAGGTCCAGATGACGCTGCCCGAGGCGACTTGGCTGTAGAAGGGGGCGGGCGTCTGGACCGCGGAGAACGTGTCTTGGAGGATGCCGCTGTAAAAATCAGCCGCCGATTCGAGCGCGGCCCGCGCCTTCGAGCCGTTGGCCGTCGAGCTGCTGAAGAAGCCGCTGCTGTCGTACGTGTAATCGATCACGATGTCGATCGCCGCCGCCGGCCGAGTCGCCAGCAGCACGATCGCCAGCAGGGCGAGCCGTCGAGCGATCCGATGTCGTGGGTGAATCATCCTGACCGCCGGTAGCGTGGAGGCGCGTGCGAGGGACGCATCGACGGCGACGGAGGGCGCCGCCCGCAGAGCATCCGTATTAAGGCAGTTTATCGCGGCTGGATGACGCCCGCAAATAAAGCGGCCACGCTAGCGACGGGGCCCGCAGGGCCTACGGAGTCGGCGCGGCCGGCGAGCGGCAGCCCCCAGGCAGCCCGCCAGCAGGGCGATCGCCGCGCCGGCCGGCTCCGGCACGCCGGCGGCGGGGCTCGTCAGCGTGTCGCCGTAGTGGTCACGCCACACGACCCAATCGCCGCCGTCGACCACGCCGTCGAGGTTGCCGTCGGCGGCCAGCAGCCCGGCGGGGCCGGTCTGGTTGAGGGTGTCGCGCCACACCGTGAAGTCGGCGGCGTCGACGGCGCCGTCGGCGTTGAAGTCGCCGGTGAGTCCCGTGTCGACAACGAGCGAGAGAGCGCCGGTCGTTTGCAACACCCGCCAGTCGAGGCCCGAGGTGAGCGCGGGCAGGCTGTACTCATCGAACGCTCCCGAGAGGGCGCCCCCGGCCCGGATCAATTCCAGGCGGCGCCCGGGCAGCGGCGAGTAGACGCCCCCGGCGCCTTCGAGCAACGCGACTCGCAGTTCGCCGCCCAGCTGAGCATCGCCGTTCAGCACGATGCGGTCGTGGCCGGCGCCCGTTGGGGGGCCGAGCACCTCGATCTCTAGCACCGCAGCGCTCGACCAAACGGCGTCGCCTTCCAAGAGGATCTCGGCCGGGCCCTGGCCGGGGCTCATCAGCCCGCGGAACTCGACCGCGCCGGAGCCCGTGAATCCGTCGCCGGCGTAATCGCCGTCGATTATCAGGCTAGCGCCTGCGGCCACATGGGCCGCGCCGCCGTGGTTGGTCAGCGCCCCGCTGAGCGTGGCCGTGGCGTCCGCTTCGACGGTGAGCGTTCCGCCCGCGCCGATCGACAATGTCGAGGCGAACTGGGCGTCTCCCGCCAGGTCGACGCCGCCGCCGTCGCTGATCGCCACGCCGCCGACGCTCGTTAGCGAAGCGTTGTCGAGGCCAACCGAATGCCCCTGGCCGAGCGTCAGGAGGGTGTCGCCCAGTTTGAGCTCGCCCCCCTCCAGCGCTTCGAGCCGCGACTGCGGGGTGAGCCCACGCAACACCGCGCCCGTTTCTCGGTACTCGCCGCCGTTGACCGTGAGCCCCCGGGGCAAGAAGACCCGCGACGACGAGACACGCAGCCGGCCGGTGGGGTTGACCGTCACGTGGCTGCTGAAGCGCAGGTCGGAGGAGTTGATCGCCGCGATCATGCCCGACGTGTCGAGCTCGCTGTCGGAGCCGATCACCAGCGGATGGGGGCCGTTCTGTTGGAGCACGCCGCCGATCACCTGCAGGACCCCGTGCTGACCCTCGCCGCCGGTCGTGGCGATCGACACGTTGTCGACCGTGGCCTCGACGCCCGGCATCACCGTGACGAGCCCTTCGAAATTGCCGCCGCCGGTCTCGGCCAGCGACAGGTCGCCCAGCACGGGGGTGGCGCCGGCGATCGCTAGTAATTCGGTCGAGCTGTTGTCGGTGCCCGCGGCTATGTTGGTCGCACCCGCGTTGTAGTAGCTGTTGTTGCCCAGTTCGAGCAGCGTCTCGGAGCCGAGGGTCGCGGTCTCGTCGACGCTGAGCACAAAGTCTTCGAGTTCGAGCGAGCCCGATTCAAGGTCGAAGTTGTGGGCCGCTCTGAGCGACGAGGTCTGGTTGCCCTTGAAATGGAAATCGCCGTTGGCGACTTGCAAGTGGTGGACCAGGATGTCCGCGTTGAATTCGTAGCCGACCGTGTGCGAGCCGAACAGGTCGAACCTCGCCGTTTCGTTCACGCTGTCGGGCGTGTTGGCTGGCAGCCAGTTGGCGGGGTTGGCGTAGGCGCCCTCGGACAAAGCGTTCCAAGAATGGAGCTGTTGCGCGTCGAGCCGCCCGGCGGTGGCGGCGACCAAGACCCCCGCCAGCACGGCGCAGGTTTTTAGTAAAAGCAACGCGTGGGATGAGGTGCGTGGCATCGGCGCGAATCGTCGGTCTGCGAGGTGCGGAGACAAAGAGGCGGCTTCGAGCAGGATTTTCATCCTAATCGAGCGCCAATCCGCATGCAGGCTAAAAAACGCCGCGGGGGTGGGTCGTAAGTATTAACGCGCCTGACTGGCGCCTTTTACCCAATTTCCGACCTCCCGATCCTCTGCTGCGGGTCCTGCCCGCACGCCGCAGCCCCCGGCTTGGGAGCCTCAACCCCGGAGCCGGGTCATTCGGCGCGGCCAATGATGATCGACGCGTTGTGCCCGCCGAAGCCGAAGCTGTTGCTCATCGTGCGGTTGAGCTCCCGCTCTTTGGGCTGGCCCGGCGTGTAGTCGAGGTCGCACTCGGGGTCGGGCGTTTCGAGGTTGATCGTCGGCGGGACGACCTGGTTGACCAGGGCCAACGCGCAGAAGATCGCCTCGACGCCGCCGCTCGCCCCCAGCAGGTGCCCCAACTGGCTCTTGGTGCTGGAGACCGACATCTTGTAGGCGTGGTCGCCGTAGACCGACTTGATCGCCTCGGTCTCGGCCTTGTCGCCCAGCGGCGTGCTCGTGCCGTGGGCGTTGATGTAGTCGATCGATTCGGGATCGAGGCCGGCGTTTTTCAGGGCGTTGGACATCGCCCGGGCGGCGCCGGCGCCGTGCGGGTCGGGTTGGGTGATGTGGCCGGCGTCGCCGCTCGCCCCGGCGCCGAGCACCTCGCCGTAGATCGTCGCGCCGCGGGCCTTGGCGTGCTCTAATTCCTCGAAAACGAGCAGCCCGGCGCCCTCGGAGAGCACGAAGCCGTCGCGGTCTTTGTCGAACGGCCGGCTGGCGCCGGTGGGGTCGTCGTGCCGCTCGGAGAGGGCGCGCATGTTCGAGAAGCCGGCCAGGGCGATCGCCGTGCAGGCCGCCTCGGCGCCGCCGGTGACCATGACGTCGGCGTCGTCGTCCTGGATGGTCTTCATCGCGTTGCCCATGGCGTTCGTCGCGCTGGCGCAGGCGGTGGCGATGGCGTAGTTCGGGCCGCGCAGGCCGTAGCGGATCGAGACGTGCCCGCTGGCGGCGTTGAGCATCAGCTTGGGGATCGTGAACGGCGAGACCTTGCCGGGGCCCTTGGTCAGCAGCCGCTCGTTCTGCTGCTCGATCTCGTTGAGCCCGCCGATGCCCGACCCGATGATCACGCCGCAGCGGTAGGGGTCTTCCTTCGCGAAGTCGATGCCCGAGTCGTTCACCGCGTCGACGGCGGCGACCATGGCGAGCTGCGTGAAGCGGTCGATCCGCTTGTTGTCTTTGTGCTCGACGTAGCCGGCGGTCGACCAGTCGTAGATGTCGCCGCCGAAGTGGACCTTGTGCTGCGAGGTGTCGAAGTCACGGATCTCGTGGATGCCGCTCTCGCCCGCCAAGATGCGGCGCCAGAGGTCGTCGACTTTCAGAGACAGAGAGGTCACGGCTCCCATGCCGGTGATTGCTACGCGTCGCTTCATGTGTCTCGGTCGTGGGTTCTCGCCCCGGCGGCGGCTCGCACGGTGGGGCGGGCGGCGGGGCGGGTTCGGTGAATGGCGACGGCGTCAGCCGCCACGATGATAAAAAAGCGGCGCACGCCGAGGAGGTCGTGCGCCGCTTGATGCATAGTACGGGCATGGCCGTGCGGGGCGACCCCCGGGGGGACCGCCATCGCCGACCAAGCGGCTCACTTGCTGCCGTTCGCGTCGATAAAATCGACCGCCTGACCGACGGTCTGGATCTTCTCGGCCGCGTCGTCCGGGATGTTGATGTCGAACTCTTCCTCAAGCTCCATCACCAGCTCGACCGTGTCGAGCGAGTCGGCCCCGAGGTCCGTGACGAACGAGGTT
The Pseudobythopirellula maris DNA segment above includes these coding regions:
- the acpP gene encoding acyl carrier protein, which produces MATVLERVTDIVAEQLGVDKDKITPETSFVTDLGADSLDTVELVMELEEEFDINIPDDAAEKIQTVGQAVDFIDANGSK
- the nusA gene encoding transcription termination factor NusA, with the translated sequence MNASEILRIVDAIHRDKNIDKEIVFEGIEAALVSALGKYYGEEADILVSIDRSSGEITAHCDGEQLDSEEVVGRIGAQTAKQVMIQKIREAERDALYDEYDELIGQMVSGVINRYEGAAATVTLPNVEAILPRSEQIPGETHHANERIRAAVYEVRKAGSRVKVILSRRMPALVQRLFEQEIPEIADGVIEIRAMSREPGYRSKVAVSSSDTRVDCVGACVGVRGNRIKNIVEELSGERIDIVRWDDNLEVLIPNALQPAEVDQVILCKMLGRAIVLVQEDNLSLAIGRRGQNVRLASKLSGWDIEIMTQDELAENIDRAIDGYSTIEGLEISVAERLVEEGFLSYDDLSIIEPDDLMEMGGISEEVVNHIVEQAENRAEEAEAAAVAARRLKKEQQRQAEADAKLAEAQAATEGGEAAEAGAEGDAPEVDATEEAATEEAPATEEAPADVAPAAEAASEEAVAEEPAAEAATGEEEEPTPASPEASK
- the fabF gene encoding beta-ketoacyl-ACP synthase II — encoded protein: MKRRVAITGMGAVTSLSLKVDDLWRRILAGESGIHEIRDFDTSQHKVHFGGDIYDWSTAGYVEHKDNKRIDRFTQLAMVAAVDAVNDSGIDFAKEDPYRCGVIIGSGIGGLNEIEQQNERLLTKGPGKVSPFTIPKLMLNAASGHVSIRYGLRGPNYAIATACASATNAMGNAMKTIQDDDADVMVTGGAEAACTAIALAGFSNMRALSERHDDPTGASRPFDKDRDGFVLSEGAGLLVFEELEHAKARGATIYGEVLGAGASGDAGHITQPDPHGAGAARAMSNALKNAGLDPESIDYINAHGTSTPLGDKAETEAIKSVYGDHAYKMSVSSTKSQLGHLLGASGGVEAIFCALALVNQVVPPTINLETPDPECDLDYTPGQPKERELNRTMSNSFGFGGHNASIIIGRAE
- a CDS encoding dockerin type I domain-containing protein; amino-acid sequence: MPRTSSHALLLLKTCAVLAGVLVAATAGRLDAQQLHSWNALSEGAYANPANWLPANTPDSVNETARFDLFGSHTVGYEFNADILVHHLQVANGDFHFKGNQTSSLRAAHNFDLESGSLELEDFVLSVDETATLGSETLLELGNNSYYNAGATNIAAGTDNSSTELLAIAGATPVLGDLSLAETGGGNFEGLVTVMPGVEATVDNVSIATTGGEGQHGVLQVIGGVLQQNGPHPLVIGSDSELDTSGMIAAINSSDLRFSSHVTVNPTGRLRVSSSRVFLPRGLTVNGGEYRETGAVLRGLTPQSRLEALEGGELKLGDTLLTLGQGHSVGLDNASLTSVGGVAISDGGGVDLAGDAQFASTLSIGAGGTLTVEADATATLSGALTNHGGAAHVAAGASLIIDGDYAGDGFTGSGAVEFRGLMSPGQGPAEILLEGDAVWSSAAVLEIEVLGPPTGAGHDRIVLNGDAQLGGELRVALLEGAGGVYSPLPGRRLELIRAGGALSGAFDEYSLPALTSGLDWRVLQTTGALSLVVDTGLTGDFNADGAVDAADFTVWRDTLNQTGPAGLLAADGNLDGVVDGGDWVVWRDHYGDTLTSPAAGVPEPAGAAIALLAGCLGAAARRPRRLRRPCGPRR
- a CDS encoding beta-ketoacyl-[acyl-carrier-protein] synthase family protein, which codes for MASTPNTTNDRRVVITGVGLISPIGDSADALWESLVAGRSGVAASDRFPQDATSPRFAAEAHTFSGKIDDFGPLTKETKKAIRKGLKLMCRETQMAVAAAQLALTDAGYGAEDAAPDPERSGVVLGSDYMLTLPQDFVGGMAKCTENGPFSLDIWGEEGLDEVEPLWMLKYLPNMPASHIAIFNDLRGPNNSLTMREASGLMAVGEALRTIARGHADRMVAGATGTRIMPMQAIHTLQSDRLALGDIDPVKASRPFDTNAAGMVCGEGAGMLVLETLESAQARGAEVYGEVVGFGSSQVSTHNPETNQLVGRNDVAIAQALKAALRDADWTADRLGHVNAHGIGAPDADRQEAEGLRAALGDAAGATPVFAPKSYFGNLGAGGGVVELVASLLATRHGELPRTLNCEDPSADCPIRVATEGGVAPGDRFATVNTTPQGQAAAVCVAQTG